A region from the Polyangiaceae bacterium genome encodes:
- a CDS encoding SUMF1/EgtB/PvdO family nonheme iron enzyme, translating to MTDVIASLDAWKAAEPDARRGALDAVAGKLGAPWKATTTPLGAHGLLAVRHDDLDLSLVVVPGGRFQMGVTDAELEEVARLFGGRGEEARSVLDPYARPLRTVTLAPFLFGLRPLTVAQFDALAKGAGREGGKPDTPAYTYGSGAIAATRALGLRLPSEAEWEYVAREGGARRWLCAPFDEPSFALDAPITEPNALGIVIGDVEAVADGEHLSYQGAPADNAPWEPPADAAVMGRGCHNCWQDEIEAINLHVAKRAPLNPDGPCFCRPALSL from the coding sequence ATGACGGACGTGATCGCAAGCCTGGACGCGTGGAAAGCCGCAGAGCCTGACGCGCGCCGCGGCGCCCTCGACGCGGTGGCCGGCAAGCTCGGAGCGCCGTGGAAGGCCACCACCACACCCCTGGGCGCGCACGGGCTGCTCGCGGTGCGCCACGACGATCTAGACCTTTCCCTCGTGGTCGTCCCCGGCGGTCGCTTTCAGATGGGAGTCACGGACGCGGAGCTCGAAGAGGTAGCGCGGCTCTTCGGCGGCCGCGGGGAAGAAGCGCGCTCCGTGCTCGATCCCTACGCGCGCCCGCTGCGGACCGTGACCCTCGCGCCCTTTTTGTTCGGTCTCCGTCCGCTTACCGTCGCGCAGTTCGACGCGCTCGCCAAAGGCGCGGGCCGCGAGGGCGGCAAGCCGGACACACCGGCCTACACCTATGGCAGCGGCGCCATCGCTGCGACGCGCGCCCTCGGTCTGCGGCTCCCGAGCGAGGCCGAGTGGGAGTACGTCGCCCGCGAAGGCGGCGCGCGCCGCTGGCTGTGCGCCCCCTTCGACGAGCCGAGCTTCGCTCTGGACGCGCCGATCACGGAGCCCAACGCCTTGGGCATCGTGATCGGCGACGTGGAAGCCGTCGCCGACGGCGAGCACCTGAGCTACCAGGGCGCCCCCGCCGACAACGCGCCCTGGGAGCCCCCGGCGGACGCCGCCGTCATGGGCCGCGGCTGCCACAACTGCTGGCAAGACGAGATCGAAGCCATCAACCTGCACGTCGCCAAGCGCGCCCCGTTGAACCCCGACGGGCCCTGCTTCTGCCGCCCCGCGCTCTCGCTCTGA
- a CDS encoding SurA N-terminal domain-containing protein yields the protein MNAARWILPLLLSTAVAEGAPRTVERVVATVDGQPIWLSDIRGATVILRKQLKDVPAAKREAARRDMFEQLVDRAIDRKLIEREARSLQVSVSTGEVDRALALVAKQNAQSVEQLLVFVQKEGMSEAAYRRELRYQLLEAKLLQLRMMRAAPSERGGSVEARLEAERSRWLGELRKRSHIVLRVRP from the coding sequence ATGAACGCCGCACGCTGGATCTTGCCGCTGCTGCTCTCTACCGCCGTTGCAGAGGGCGCGCCGCGCACCGTGGAGCGCGTGGTCGCCACCGTGGATGGGCAGCCGATCTGGCTCTCGGACATTCGTGGCGCCACCGTCATCCTGCGCAAACAGCTGAAGGACGTTCCGGCGGCCAAGCGGGAGGCGGCGCGTCGCGACATGTTCGAGCAGCTGGTGGATCGCGCGATCGATCGCAAGCTGATCGAGAGAGAAGCGCGAAGCTTGCAGGTGTCCGTGAGCACGGGTGAGGTGGACCGGGCCCTGGCGCTGGTCGCGAAGCAGAACGCACAGAGCGTGGAACAGCTCCTGGTCTTCGTGCAGAAAGAGGGCATGAGCGAGGCGGCGTATCGCCGAGAGCTTCGCTACCAACTGCTGGAGGCGAAGCTCTTGCAGCTGCGCATGATGCGCGCCGCGCCCAGCGAGCGCGGGGGCAGCGTGGAGGCGCGGCTGGAGGCGGAGCGTAGCCGTTGGCTCGGTGAGCTCCGCAAGCGGAGTCACATCGTGCTTCGGGTGCGGCCGTGA